In a genomic window of Chrysemys picta bellii isolate R12L10 chromosome 1, ASM1138683v2, whole genome shotgun sequence:
- the RBM17 gene encoding splicing factor 45 isoform X1, whose amino-acid sequence MSCRTEFTQLAYRVCAVAEYGAARGAAHCHGLSLPPRRRFAGGALPGVSDPRGPALREARALGRAGRPHFRGFKQKGKMSLYDDLGVETSDSKTEGWSKNFKLLQSQLQVKKAALTQAKSQRTKQTTVLAPVIDLKRGSSSDDRQIVDTPPHVAAGLKDPVPSGFSAGDVLIPLADEYDPMFPNDYEKVVKRQREERQRQRELERQKEIEEREKRRKDRHEASGFSRRPDPDSDEDEDYERERRKRSMGGAAIAPPTSLVEKDKEPVPSFPFEEESRPRAPSAKAAIPPPVYDEPERPRSPTGPSNSFLANMGGTVAHKIMQKYGFREGQGLGKHEQGLSTALSVEKTSKRGGKIIVGDAADKVDASKKSDSNPLTEILKCPTKVVLLRNMVGAGEVDEDLEGETKEECEKYGKVGKCVIFEIPGAPDDEAVRIFLEFERVESAIKAVVDLNGRYFGGRVVKACFYNLDKFRVLDLAELV is encoded by the exons ATGTCCTGCCGTACTGAGTTTACGCAGCTTGCGTACAGGGTGTGCGCAGTGGCCGAGTACGGTGCGGCCCGGGGCGCCGCACACTGCCACGGCCTTTCCCTGCCTCCGCGGCGGCGCTTCGCGGGCGGGGCTCTGCCTGGGGTGAGCGATCCCCGCGGCCCGGCGCTACGCGAGGCCCGGGCGTTAGGCCGCGCCGGGAGGCCCCATTtccgggg TTTTAAACAGAAGGGGAAAATGTCACTTTATGATGACCTGGGAGTGGAAACCAGCGATTCGAAAACAGAAGGCTGGTCCAAAAATTTCAAACTACTGCAGTCTCAGTTGCAGGTGAAGAAGGCGGCTCTCACTCAAGCAAAG AGTCAGAGGACAAAACAAACGACAGTCCTTGCTCCAGTGATTGACCTGAAGCGAGGGAGCTCTTCTGATGACAGACAGATTGTAGACACACCACCTCATGTAGCTGCTGGCTTAAAG GATCCCGTACCTAGTGGGTTTTCTGCAGGAGATGTGCTGATTCCTTTGGCTGATGAATATGATCCTATGTTTCCCAATGATTATGAGAAAGTAGTAAAACGCCAGAGGGAGGAACGACAAAGACAGCGTGAGCTGGAGAGGCAAAAAGAGATTGAAGAAAGAGAAAA GAGACGTAAAGACCGGCATGAAGCCAGTGGGTTTTCAAGAAGACCAGATCCAGATTCTGATGAAGATGAAGAttatgagagagagaggaggaaaagaa GCATGGGAGGTGCTGCCATCGCACCACCGACGTCTCTTGTTGAGAAGGACAAAGAAC CTGTACCATCTTTTCCATTTGAAGAGGAGTCAAGACCTCGTGCACCATCTGCCAAAGCAGCTATTCCTCCCCCGGTATATGATGAGCCAGAAAGACCGCGGTCCCCAACCGGGCCTAGTAATTCTTTCCTTGCTAACATGGG AGGCACCGTCGCTCATAAAATCATGCAGAAGTATGGTTTCCGAGAGGGCCAAGGACTGGGGAAGCACGAACAAGGCCTAAGCACAGCACTGTCAGTAGAGAAAACAAGCAAGAGAGGTGGAAAGATCATTGTTGGTGATGCTGCAGATAAAG TCGATGCATCCAAGAAATCCGATTCGAATCCATTAACAGAGATACTAAAGTGCCCAACGAAAGTGGTCTTACTAAGG AACATGGTAGGTGCTGGAGAGGTTGATGAAGATCTAGAAGGTGAAACTAAAGAAGAATGTGAAAAATATGGCAAGGTTGGGAAATGTGTCATCTTTGAG ATTCCTGGTGCCCCTGATGATGAAGCAGTGAGAATATTTTTAGAGTTTGAGAGGGTCGAATCAGCAATTAAAG CTGTGGTGGATCTGAATGGAAGATACTTTGGTGGACGAGTGGTGAAGGCTTGTTTCTACAACCTGGATAAGTTCAGAGTACTGGACCTGGCAGAGCTAGTCTGA
- the RBM17 gene encoding splicing factor 45 isoform X2, protein MIMKVVFSGFKQKGKMSLYDDLGVETSDSKTEGWSKNFKLLQSQLQVKKAALTQAKSQRTKQTTVLAPVIDLKRGSSSDDRQIVDTPPHVAAGLKDPVPSGFSAGDVLIPLADEYDPMFPNDYEKVVKRQREERQRQRELERQKEIEEREKRRKDRHEASGFSRRPDPDSDEDEDYERERRKRSMGGAAIAPPTSLVEKDKEPVPSFPFEEESRPRAPSAKAAIPPPVYDEPERPRSPTGPSNSFLANMGGTVAHKIMQKYGFREGQGLGKHEQGLSTALSVEKTSKRGGKIIVGDAADKVDASKKSDSNPLTEILKCPTKVVLLRNMVGAGEVDEDLEGETKEECEKYGKVGKCVIFEIPGAPDDEAVRIFLEFERVESAIKAVVDLNGRYFGGRVVKACFYNLDKFRVLDLAELV, encoded by the exons ATGATCATGAAGGTGGTTTTCTCAGG TTTTAAACAGAAGGGGAAAATGTCACTTTATGATGACCTGGGAGTGGAAACCAGCGATTCGAAAACAGAAGGCTGGTCCAAAAATTTCAAACTACTGCAGTCTCAGTTGCAGGTGAAGAAGGCGGCTCTCACTCAAGCAAAG AGTCAGAGGACAAAACAAACGACAGTCCTTGCTCCAGTGATTGACCTGAAGCGAGGGAGCTCTTCTGATGACAGACAGATTGTAGACACACCACCTCATGTAGCTGCTGGCTTAAAG GATCCCGTACCTAGTGGGTTTTCTGCAGGAGATGTGCTGATTCCTTTGGCTGATGAATATGATCCTATGTTTCCCAATGATTATGAGAAAGTAGTAAAACGCCAGAGGGAGGAACGACAAAGACAGCGTGAGCTGGAGAGGCAAAAAGAGATTGAAGAAAGAGAAAA GAGACGTAAAGACCGGCATGAAGCCAGTGGGTTTTCAAGAAGACCAGATCCAGATTCTGATGAAGATGAAGAttatgagagagagaggaggaaaagaa GCATGGGAGGTGCTGCCATCGCACCACCGACGTCTCTTGTTGAGAAGGACAAAGAAC CTGTACCATCTTTTCCATTTGAAGAGGAGTCAAGACCTCGTGCACCATCTGCCAAAGCAGCTATTCCTCCCCCGGTATATGATGAGCCAGAAAGACCGCGGTCCCCAACCGGGCCTAGTAATTCTTTCCTTGCTAACATGGG AGGCACCGTCGCTCATAAAATCATGCAGAAGTATGGTTTCCGAGAGGGCCAAGGACTGGGGAAGCACGAACAAGGCCTAAGCACAGCACTGTCAGTAGAGAAAACAAGCAAGAGAGGTGGAAAGATCATTGTTGGTGATGCTGCAGATAAAG TCGATGCATCCAAGAAATCCGATTCGAATCCATTAACAGAGATACTAAAGTGCCCAACGAAAGTGGTCTTACTAAGG AACATGGTAGGTGCTGGAGAGGTTGATGAAGATCTAGAAGGTGAAACTAAAGAAGAATGTGAAAAATATGGCAAGGTTGGGAAATGTGTCATCTTTGAG ATTCCTGGTGCCCCTGATGATGAAGCAGTGAGAATATTTTTAGAGTTTGAGAGGGTCGAATCAGCAATTAAAG CTGTGGTGGATCTGAATGGAAGATACTTTGGTGGACGAGTGGTGAAGGCTTGTTTCTACAACCTGGATAAGTTCAGAGTACTGGACCTGGCAGAGCTAGTCTGA
- the RBM17 gene encoding splicing factor 45 isoform X3, translating to MSLYDDLGVETSDSKTEGWSKNFKLLQSQLQVKKAALTQAKSQRTKQTTVLAPVIDLKRGSSSDDRQIVDTPPHVAAGLKDPVPSGFSAGDVLIPLADEYDPMFPNDYEKVVKRQREERQRQRELERQKEIEEREKRRKDRHEASGFSRRPDPDSDEDEDYERERRKRSMGGAAIAPPTSLVEKDKEPVPSFPFEEESRPRAPSAKAAIPPPVYDEPERPRSPTGPSNSFLANMGGTVAHKIMQKYGFREGQGLGKHEQGLSTALSVEKTSKRGGKIIVGDAADKVDASKKSDSNPLTEILKCPTKVVLLRNMVGAGEVDEDLEGETKEECEKYGKVGKCVIFEIPGAPDDEAVRIFLEFERVESAIKAVVDLNGRYFGGRVVKACFYNLDKFRVLDLAELV from the exons ATGTCACTTTATGATGACCTGGGAGTGGAAACCAGCGATTCGAAAACAGAAGGCTGGTCCAAAAATTTCAAACTACTGCAGTCTCAGTTGCAGGTGAAGAAGGCGGCTCTCACTCAAGCAAAG AGTCAGAGGACAAAACAAACGACAGTCCTTGCTCCAGTGATTGACCTGAAGCGAGGGAGCTCTTCTGATGACAGACAGATTGTAGACACACCACCTCATGTAGCTGCTGGCTTAAAG GATCCCGTACCTAGTGGGTTTTCTGCAGGAGATGTGCTGATTCCTTTGGCTGATGAATATGATCCTATGTTTCCCAATGATTATGAGAAAGTAGTAAAACGCCAGAGGGAGGAACGACAAAGACAGCGTGAGCTGGAGAGGCAAAAAGAGATTGAAGAAAGAGAAAA GAGACGTAAAGACCGGCATGAAGCCAGTGGGTTTTCAAGAAGACCAGATCCAGATTCTGATGAAGATGAAGAttatgagagagagaggaggaaaagaa GCATGGGAGGTGCTGCCATCGCACCACCGACGTCTCTTGTTGAGAAGGACAAAGAAC CTGTACCATCTTTTCCATTTGAAGAGGAGTCAAGACCTCGTGCACCATCTGCCAAAGCAGCTATTCCTCCCCCGGTATATGATGAGCCAGAAAGACCGCGGTCCCCAACCGGGCCTAGTAATTCTTTCCTTGCTAACATGGG AGGCACCGTCGCTCATAAAATCATGCAGAAGTATGGTTTCCGAGAGGGCCAAGGACTGGGGAAGCACGAACAAGGCCTAAGCACAGCACTGTCAGTAGAGAAAACAAGCAAGAGAGGTGGAAAGATCATTGTTGGTGATGCTGCAGATAAAG TCGATGCATCCAAGAAATCCGATTCGAATCCATTAACAGAGATACTAAAGTGCCCAACGAAAGTGGTCTTACTAAGG AACATGGTAGGTGCTGGAGAGGTTGATGAAGATCTAGAAGGTGAAACTAAAGAAGAATGTGAAAAATATGGCAAGGTTGGGAAATGTGTCATCTTTGAG ATTCCTGGTGCCCCTGATGATGAAGCAGTGAGAATATTTTTAGAGTTTGAGAGGGTCGAATCAGCAATTAAAG CTGTGGTGGATCTGAATGGAAGATACTTTGGTGGACGAGTGGTGAAGGCTTGTTTCTACAACCTGGATAAGTTCAGAGTACTGGACCTGGCAGAGCTAGTCTGA